In Raphanus sativus cultivar WK10039 chromosome 5, ASM80110v3, whole genome shotgun sequence, the following proteins share a genomic window:
- the LOC108858560 gene encoding uncharacterized protein LOC108858560: protein MGGAQELHSRRFLKFHELDFGWASRLVHYILSYQLDCKKKYELWSLVGVRPARFSLHEFEEITGLNCKYVKNLENPLVEVTDEMRAFWGKMGVHFDRGPSIEELTTACQMCETWSRNDRLRLGYLAIYAGFIQAPRSSSPTCASLARLVMDQEAFKAYPWGKVAFKFLMDSVKGLDLAKPSYAMEGFVQVLQVWIYWCLPEFAAGFGDPIEGTPTPPLLAYSGNRGKRYLKENIVKQTRVNNFALKELSEMFLLWDGDREDQKADNIVKAMFNRHWVWEESHWPLIGTKLWTNVKEEIHPMKTDAGQMEQSKVALSPSPTESEGVSSKKARQSHGLDVETMKAEIAQWPTGLTSTMVEELSTMKNTLKTQSDRLEGLTAKMGHLEKIVQEGWKEDYRKAGSSADVFNGDKDKEDIGEESRAEEAPPKPARMTTRAKAKDTVLKKVRDACIVARARSDRQRRLAATQKSPFAGNSTAKVIIPNQPYRGLGYNPFAGVDKPKLSQMTTEVKGYSEFLASPEESGKLLPSGALNYYTGKEPAYCRSDKTWVQEIDDIYAPLFVKGNHWVACWISIPRRHIVIWDSDVCYAKDEEIVEHVKPFAHMVPYMLHMMSCGEERELYTDYFTHERVSASEVPQNYQNGDCGVYCLKYIECHALGVAFSPHDLCDKKIKTIRSQLASEIFDETSINGTEKRVFNHLGVYD, encoded by the exons atgggaggagCTCAAGAACTCCACAGTAGGAGGTTCTTGAAGTTCCACGAATTGGATTTTGGATGGGCTTCAAGGTTGGTGCACTATATACTGAGTTATCAGCTTGATTGCAAGAAGAAGTACGAGTTGTGGAGTCTAGTAGGTGTTCGACCAGCGAGGTTTTCTCTGCATGAATTTGAAGAGATAACAGGGCTGAACTGTAAGTATGTGAAGAATCTCGAGAATCCGCTGGTTGAGGTAACAGATGAGATGAGAGCATTTTGGGGGAAGATGGGAGTGCATTTCGACCGGGGGCCAAGTATTGAGGAATTAACCACAGCGTGTCAGATGTGTGAAACATGGTCTCGAAATGATCGGCTGCGTTTAGGGTATCTAGCCATCTATGCTGGCTTCATCCAAGCACCAAGAAGCTCGTCACCTACATGTGCTAGCCTGGCTAGGTTGGTGATGGATCAAGAAGCTTTTAAAGCTTATCCGTGGGGAAAGGTAGCATTTAAATTCTTGATGGATTCGGTGAAGGGTTTAGACTTGGCCAAGCCTTCCTATGCTATGGAAGGCTTTGTTCAGGTGCTTCAAGTCTGGATCTATTGGTGTCTCCCTGAATTCGCAGCAGGGTTTGGTGACCCTATAGAAGGTACTCCGACCCCACCTTTACTTGCCTACTCTGGTAATAGAGGCAAGAGATATCTGAAGGAAAATATTGTTAAACAA ACTAGGGTTAACAACTTTGCTTTGAAGGAGCTCTCTGAAATGTTTCTTCTCTGGGATGGTGATCGGGAAGACCAAAAGGCTGATAACATAGTGAAGGCAATGTTTAATAGACACTGGGTGTGGGAAGAAAGTCACTGGCCTCTTATCGGAACAAAACTGTGGACAAATGTGAAGGAGGAGATCCATCCGATGAAGACAGACGCTGGTCAGATGGAGCAAAGCAAGGTGGCTTTGTCCCCTTCTCCCACTGAGTCTGAGGGAGTATCAAGCAAGAAGGCTCGTCAGTCCCATGGCCTGGATGTGGAGACCATGAAAGCAGAAATAGCTCAGTGGCCTACTGGCCTGACCTCTACCATGGTTGAGGAGCTGAGCACTATGAAGAACACTCTGAAGACACAATCCGACAGGCTTGAGGGCCTTACTGCGAAGATGGGACATCTTGAAAAGATTGTGCAAGAAGGTTGGAAGGAAGACTACAGAAAGGCTGGTTCATCTGCTGATGTATTTAATGGAGACAAAGATAAGGAGGACATCGGTGAAGAAAGCAGAGCTGAGGAAGCACCTCCTAAACCAGCCAGAATGACAACAAGAGCCAAAGCCAAAGACACTGTG ttaaaaaaagtGAGAGATGCTTGCATTGTGGCCCGTGCTAGGAGTGATAGGCAACGTAGGCTTGCTGCAACTCAGAAATCTCCTTTTGCTGGAAACAGCACGGCAAAGGTTATCATACCTAACCAGCCGTACCGAGGCCTGGGATATAACCCATTTGCTGGTGTTGATAAACCAAAGCTCTCT CAAATGACGACAGAGGTGAAAG GTTACTCAGAGTTTCTTGCCAGTCCTGAAGAGTCCGGTAAACTACTCCCTTCTGGGGCCTTAAACTACTACACTGGCAAGGAACCAGCATATTGCAGATCAGATAAGACATGGGTGCAAGAGATTGATGATATATATGCTCCATTATTTGTCAAGGGTAATCATTGGGTAGCTTGCTGGATATCAATTCCGAGGAGACACATAGTGATTTGGGATAGTGATGTTTGTTACGCTAAGGATGAAGAGATTGTCGAGCATGTTAAGCCTTTTGCACATATGGTGCCGTACATGCTGCATATGATGTCTTGCGGTGAAGAGAGGGAGTTGTACACAGATTATTTCACACATGAGCGGGTCTCAGCATCTGAGGTACCACAAAACTACCAGAACGGGGACTGTGGAGTGTATTGCTTGAAGTATATAGAATGTCATGCACTTGGCGTGGCATTCTCACCTCATGACCTGTGTGATAAGAAAATCAAGACAATCAGGAGTCAGTTGGCGAGTGAGATATTTGATGAGACCAGCATCAACGGCACAGAGAAACGTGTTTTCAATCATCTCGGTGTCTATGACTAA
- the LOC108822294 gene encoding probable pectate lyase 12, with protein MMLQRSCIVLFSLSLFVPHMGFAMLNRTLLLIPHPDPELVAHDVHRRVNASLWRRQVMDTTDQAGSSPCFTGNPIDDCWKCDPNWPNNRQRLADCGIGFGQYALGGKGGRFYFVTDSSDDDVVEPKLGTLRYAVIQVEPLWIVFPSNMMIKLKHELIFNSYKTLDGRGANVHIVGGGCITLQYVSNVIIHNIHIHHCHPSGNTNIRSSPTHYGLRTESDGDGISIFGSKDIWIDHCSLSRCRDGLIDAVMGSTGITISNNFFSHHNEVMLLGHSDHYEPDSGMQVTIAFNHFGEKLVQRMPRCRRGYIHVVNNDFTQWEMYAIGGSGNPTINSQGNRYTAPTNPFAKEVTKRVETPDGDWKGWNWRSEGDILVNGAFFVASGEGAEMRYEKAYSVDPKSASFIDQITFHCGVLGVGGRNNNLGMWTTTGSEGSGGLDSYNDYTDEMSGTGLTNRLSFSVIVIAFMFDMILYLSMLL; from the exons ATGATGCTTCAAAGAAGCTGCATTGTACTTTTCTCACTTTCTCTGTTTGTTCCACACATGGGTTTCGCCATGCTCAACAGAACTCTTCTTCTCATACCACATCCCGACCCAGAGCTAGTCGCTCATGATGTTCATAG GAGGGTAAATGCCTCTCTATGGAGACGTCAAGTTATGGATACGACGGACCAGGCCGGTTCAAGCCCGTGCTTTACCGGAAACCCAATCGATGACTGTTGGAAATGTGACCCGAACTGGCCCAATAACCGACAAAGGCTGGCCGATTGTGGAATCGGGTTCGGTCAGTACGCCTTGGGAGGCAAAGGCGGTCGGTTCTACTTCGTCACTGATTCTTCCGACGACGATGTCGTCGAACCTAAACTGGGCACTCTCAG ATATGCAGTGATACAAGTAGAGCCACTGTGGATAGTGTTCCCAAGCAACATGATGATAAAATTAAAGCATGAGCTAATATTCAACAGTTACAAGACTCTTGATGGAAGAGGAGCTAATGTTCATATTGTTGGTGGTGGTTGCATCACTCTTCAATATGTCTCCAATGTCATCATTCACAACATCCATATCCACCATTGTCACCCATCCG GGAATACTAACATAAGGTCAAGTCCAACGCACTACGGATTAAGAACGGAATCGGACGGTGATGGTATCTCCATCTTCGGATCAAAGGACATATGGATCGACCATTGTTCTCTATCAAGATGTAGAGATGGTTTGATAGATGCTGTGATGGGGTCCACAGGGATTACAATATCGAACAACTTCTTCTCACACCATAATGAAGTCATGCTTCTTGGTCACAGCGATCACTACGAGCCAGACAGTGGCATGCAG gtAACCATTGCGTTTAATCACTTCGGAGAGAAGTTGGTACAAAGGATGCCTAGATGTAGACGTGGTTATATCCATGTGGTTAACAATGATTTTACTCAATGGGAAATGTATGCGATTGGCGGTAGCGGTAACCCAACCATTAATAGTCAGGGTAACCGCTATACCGCCCCAACCAACCCGTTTGCCAAAGAG GTGACTAAAAGAGTAGAAACGCCAGATGGTGATTGGAAAGGGTGGAACTGGAGATCGGAGGGAGACATTTTGGTTAACGGAGCGTTCTTCGTGGCATCTGGAGAAGGTGCGGAGATGAGGTACGAGAAGGCGTACAGCGTCGACCCTAAATCTGCCTCGTTCATCGACCAAATCACATTTCATTGCGGCGTTCTTGGCGTTGGTGGCAG GAATAACAATTTGGGGATGTGGACTACTACTGGATCCGAAGGTAGTGGCGGTTTAGATTCTTATAATGACTACACCGATGAAATGTCTGGCACCGGTTTAACTAACCGGTTATCTTTCTCGGTTATTGTTATAGCTTTCATGTTCGATATGATATTATATTTGTCCATGTTGTTGTAA
- the LOC108837042 gene encoding uncharacterized protein LOC108837042: MKIQTRPVLVVIVLVIMVFMSSFNVEGGGRGIHSQDQRLHHVQKGTTVIPSARGVDNHHNIPRQNYDNWGGKGGDGGGDDGTG; this comes from the coding sequence atgaaaattcAGACAAGGCCTGTCCTGGTGGTGATCGTGTTGGTAATAATGGTGTTTATGAGCTCTTTTAATGTGGAGGGAGGAGGGAGAGGGATACACAGCCAAGATCAGAGACTTCACCATGTTCAAAAGGGTACAACCGTAATTCCATCAGCAAGAGGAGTAGACAACCACCATAACATTCCAAGACAAAACTATGATAACTGGGGTGGCAAAGGAGGAGACGGTGGTGGCGACGATGGAACCGGCTAG
- the LOC108860524 gene encoding small polypeptide DEVIL 20, giving the protein MKEENSTSRACERCKTFGEKCNHKVKKQRGKFYILARCIAMLVCGRERDHDRDRVSI; this is encoded by the coding sequence atGAAAGAAGAGAACAGTACGAGTAGGGCATGCGAGCGGTGCAAGACGTTCGGAGAGAAGTGTAACCACAAAGTGAAGAAACAGAGAGGCAAATTTTACATCCTTGCCCGTTGTATCGCCATGCTAGTCTGCGGGCGTGAGCGTGACCACGACCGAGACCGTGTTTCGATTTAG
- the LOC108861017 gene encoding transcription factor MYB27 produces MDYKKEKTLRRGPWLEEEDERLVKFVTLLGERRWDSLARVSGLKRSGKSCRLRWMNYLNPSLKRGPMSQEEETIIFQIHAFWGNKWSMIARRLPGRTDNEVKNYYRTHFRKKMEAQNYDKIIDWSRNTGGDLLCKYKETEIITWARTTTQEHGFDKTVKESKQINMESDKETNGGIFERESFGVMKSPYENRISDWISEISTDQSDANLLEDRTSSSSENNIDINIGSSWFEETRDFEEFSCSLWS; encoded by the exons atggatTACAAGAAGGAAAAAACGCTCCGTAGAGGTCCATGGCTCGAAGAGGAAGACGAACGGCTGGTGAAGTTCGTTACCCTTTTGGGAGAACGTCGTTGGGATTCTTTAGCAAGAGTTTCCG GTTTGAAGAGGAGTGGTAAGAGTTGCAGGCTAAGGTGGATGAACTATCTGAATCCGAGTCTGAAGCGTGGACCCATgagtcaagaagaagaaactatcATCTTTCAGATCCATGCTTTCTGGGGTAACAA GTGGTCAATGATTGCAAGGAGATTACCCGGTAGGACTGATAACGAGGTTAAGAACTATTACAGGACTcattttagaaagaaaatggAAGCTCAAAACTATG ATAAGATCATTGACTGGAGCAGAAATACAGGAGGAGACTTGTTGTGCAAGTATAAGGAAACTGAGATCATCACGTGGGCGAGGACAACGACTCAAGAACATGGTTTTGATAAAACTGTGAAGGAATCTAAGCAGATTAATATGGAGAGTGATAAAGAAACTAATGGTGGTATTTTCGAAAGAGAGAGCTTTGGTGTAATGAAATCACCATACGAAAACAGGATTTCGGATTGGATATCAGAAATTTCTACAGACCAAAGTGACGCAAATCTTTTAGAAGACCGTACCAGCAGTAGCAGTGAAAATAATATTGATATCAACATTGGTTCCTCGTGGTTTGAAGAGACTAGGGACTTTGAAGAGTTTTCATGCTCTCTATGGTCATAA